The following are encoded in a window of Solidesulfovibrio magneticus RS-1 genomic DNA:
- a CDS encoding iron-containing alcohol dehydrogenase produces the protein MNFEFAAPAKIVFGPGQAARLPSLVAPLGKHVLLVVGASPGRHAGLIQAFAAAGLGVTLFSVAGEPSVDVAKAGVALCREAGCDVVVSVGGGGAIDAGKAVAALATNPGDPYDYLEVVGAGRPLVERPLPHVAVPTTAGTGAEATANAVLTAPAERVKVSLRSVMMLPTVALVDPELTVSMPPAVTAATGLDALTQLLESFVSIKANPMTDALCRDGLRLAARYLAAAYDDGADMAAREGMALASLYGGLALANAKLGAVHGFAAPIGGLFAAPHGQVCASLLPAVAAVNIAALRQREPGSGRLAAYAAAAAMLTGRADASPEDGAVWLEALCRRLGAPTLTALGLTQADIPLVVEKAARASSMQGNPINLTTAELTAIVERALG, from the coding sequence CCAGGCCGCGCGCCTGCCGTCCCTTGTCGCACCCTTGGGCAAACACGTTTTGCTGGTCGTGGGGGCCAGTCCCGGCCGCCATGCCGGGCTGATCCAGGCGTTTGCGGCCGCCGGCCTTGGGGTGACGCTCTTTTCCGTAGCCGGCGAACCGTCGGTGGACGTGGCCAAGGCCGGCGTCGCCTTGTGCCGGGAGGCCGGTTGCGACGTGGTCGTCAGCGTCGGCGGCGGCGGAGCCATCGACGCCGGTAAGGCCGTGGCGGCCCTGGCGACCAATCCCGGCGATCCGTATGATTATCTGGAAGTGGTGGGGGCCGGGCGGCCCCTTGTCGAGCGGCCCTTGCCCCATGTGGCCGTGCCGACCACGGCCGGCACCGGGGCCGAGGCCACGGCCAACGCCGTGCTGACCGCCCCGGCCGAGCGGGTGAAGGTGAGCCTGCGCTCGGTCATGATGCTGCCCACCGTGGCGTTGGTCGATCCCGAGCTGACGGTCTCCATGCCGCCGGCCGTGACCGCCGCCACGGGCCTGGATGCACTGACCCAACTGCTGGAGTCCTTTGTTTCCATCAAGGCCAACCCCATGACCGACGCCCTGTGCCGCGACGGTTTGCGTCTGGCCGCGCGCTATCTGGCCGCCGCCTACGACGACGGGGCGGACATGGCCGCCCGGGAGGGCATGGCCCTGGCCAGCCTGTACGGCGGCCTGGCCCTGGCCAACGCCAAGCTCGGGGCGGTGCATGGGTTTGCCGCGCCCATAGGCGGGCTTTTCGCCGCGCCTCATGGGCAGGTCTGCGCCAGCTTGTTGCCGGCGGTGGCGGCGGTCAACATCGCCGCGCTGCGGCAGCGGGAGCCGGGTTCGGGGCGGCTGGCCGCCTATGCCGCGGCGGCGGCCATGCTGACCGGCCGGGCGGATGCTTCGCCCGAGGACGGGGCGGTCTGGCTGGAAGCGTTGTGCCGCCGCCTGGGCGCGCCGACGTTGACCGCTCTGGGCTTGACCCAGGCCGACATTCCCTTGGTGGTGGAAAAGGCGGCACGGGCCAGCAGCATGCAGGGTAATCCCATTAATCTGACCACGGCCGAGCTGACGGCCATCGTGGAGCGCGCCCTGGGCTGA
- a CDS encoding radical SAM/SPASM domain-containing protein — MMTRHDAREDLSRLDHPSRLFVEVTSRCNLRCAMCVKHSGHGVQAEGDMSPETFRALEPAFPHLDALVLNGIGEPLLHPRLEAFIQTAKQAMPSTGWVGFQTNGHLLTRARATSLFAAGLDRIFLSVDAASQELFQAVRAGGSLGHVERALAALAEARKDHPGHKLEVGAEFVVMRDNLAELPGLVSWLAARGATTLVVSHLLPFSAALVTQPVFGVNTRRAKAYYQECQDRAKAQGLALDQYFRIVWKYHKTPQEQALADFVQQMLFDAVKQDIPFQVTNIITGEDLALVEDVFRRAETVAESHGLRLVLPPVQPVSGHACLGVKKGGMFVAWDGKVSPCHFLWRSFSCYFYGREKQVAHKVFGDMTRQSLAAVWNSPAYRAFREDVMRRRYPHCPSCNVYPCEDINSLDFENDCYGETVPCGDCLWSMGLLQCMGQEDLAGEFQEDASGASEVPPWGLFRLGGQRRTQIPS; from the coding sequence ATGATGACCCGTCACGACGCTCGCGAAGATTTGTCCCGGCTCGACCATCCCTCGCGGCTTTTCGTCGAGGTGACCTCGCGCTGCAACCTGCGCTGCGCCATGTGCGTCAAGCATTCCGGCCACGGCGTCCAGGCCGAGGGCGACATGTCGCCGGAAACGTTTCGCGCCCTGGAACCGGCGTTCCCCCACCTCGACGCCCTGGTCCTCAACGGCATCGGCGAACCGCTGCTCCACCCCCGCCTGGAGGCCTTCATCCAGACCGCCAAACAGGCCATGCCGTCCACCGGCTGGGTCGGGTTTCAGACCAACGGCCATCTCCTGACCCGGGCCCGGGCCACGTCGCTTTTCGCCGCCGGCTTGGACAGGATCTTTCTTTCCGTGGACGCCGCTTCCCAGGAACTTTTCCAAGCCGTCCGGGCCGGCGGGAGCCTGGGCCACGTGGAACGCGCCCTGGCCGCCTTGGCTGAAGCCCGAAAGGACCATCCGGGGCACAAACTGGAAGTCGGCGCGGAGTTCGTGGTCATGCGGGACAATCTGGCCGAACTGCCGGGCCTTGTCTCCTGGCTGGCCGCCCGGGGCGCAACCACCCTGGTCGTGTCCCACTTGCTGCCGTTTAGCGCCGCCCTGGTCACCCAGCCGGTCTTTGGCGTCAATACGCGTCGGGCCAAGGCGTACTACCAGGAGTGCCAGGACAGGGCGAAAGCCCAAGGGCTTGCCCTGGACCAGTACTTCCGGATCGTCTGGAAGTACCACAAGACCCCGCAAGAACAGGCCCTCGCCGATTTCGTCCAGCAAATGCTCTTTGACGCCGTGAAACAGGATATCCCCTTCCAGGTGACCAACATCATCACGGGCGAGGATCTTGCCCTGGTGGAGGACGTCTTCCGGCGAGCGGAAACCGTCGCCGAAAGCCACGGCCTCAGGCTTGTCCTGCCGCCGGTCCAGCCGGTCAGCGGCCATGCCTGCCTGGGCGTCAAGAAAGGCGGAATGTTCGTGGCCTGGGACGGCAAGGTTTCGCCCTGCCATTTCCTGTGGCGCAGCTTTTCGTGTTATTTCTATGGCCGGGAGAAGCAGGTCGCCCACAAGGTGTTCGGTGATATGACCAGGCAGTCCCTTGCCGCCGTCTGGAACAGCCCGGCCTATCGGGCCTTTCGCGAGGACGTGATGCGCCGGCGCTACCCCCATTGCCCGAGCTGCAACGTCTATCCCTGCGAGGACATCAACAGCCTCGATTTTGAAAACGATTGCTACGGCGAGACCGTCCCTTGCGGCGACTGCCTCTGGAGCATGGGGCTTTTGCAGTGCATGGGACAGGAAGACCTTGCCGGCGAATTCCAAGAAGACGCCTCGGGCGCAAGCGAAGTCCCGCCCTGGGGCCTGTTCCGGCTCGGGGGACAACGCCGCACCCAGATCCCCTCCTGA